A portion of the Sus scrofa isolate TJ Tabasco breed Duroc chromosome 5, Sscrofa11.1, whole genome shotgun sequence genome contains these proteins:
- the FBXL14 gene encoding LOW QUALITY PROTEIN: F-box/LRR-repeat protein 14 (The sequence of the model RefSeq protein was modified relative to this genomic sequence to represent the inferred CDS: inserted 1 base in 1 codon): protein METHISCLFPELLAMIFGYLDVRDKGRAAQVCTAWRDAAYHKSVWRGVEAKLHLRRANPSLFPSLQARGIRRVQILSLRRSLSYVIQGMANIESLNLSGCYNLTDNGLGHAFVQEIGSLRALNLSLCKQITDSSLGRIAQYLKGLEVLELGGCSNITNXGLLLIAWGLQRLKSLNLRSCRHLSDVGIGHLAGMTRSAAEGCLGLEQLTLQDCQKLTDLSLKHISRGLTGLRLLNLSFCGGISDAGLLHLSHMGSLRSLNLRSCDNISDTGIMHLAMGSLRLSGLDVSFCDKVGDQSLAYIAQGLDGLKSLSLCSCHISDDGINRMVRQMHGLRTLNIGQCVRITDKGLELIAEHLSQLTGIDLYGCTRITKRGLERITQLPCLKVLNLGLWQMTDSEKVR, encoded by the exons ATGGAGACGCACATCTCGTGCCTGTTCCCCGAGCTGCTGGCCATGATCTTCGGCTACCTGGACGTGCGCGACAAGGGGCGCGCGGCGCAGGTGTGCACGGCCTGGCGGGACGCCGCCTACCACAAGTCGGTGTGGCGGGGGGTGGAGGCCAAGCTGCACCTGCGCCGGGCCAACCCGTCGCTGTTCCCCAGCCTGCAGGCCCGGGGCATCCGCCGGGTGCAGATCCTGAGCCTGCGCCGCAGCCTCAGCTACGTGATCCAGGGCATGGCCAACATCGAGAGCCTCAACCTCAGCGGCTGCTACAACCTCACCGACAACGGGCTGGGCCACGCGTTCGTGCAGGAGATCGGCTCGCTGCGTGCTctcaacctgagcctctgcaagCAGATCACCGACAGCAGCCTGGGCCGCATAGCCCAGTACCTCAAGGGCCTGGAGGTGCTGGAGCTGGGTGGCTGCAGCAACATCACCA ACGGCCTCCTGCTCATCGCCTGGGGCCTGCAGCGCCTCAAGAGCCTTAATCTCCGCAGCTGCCGCCACCTCTCAGACGTGGGCATCGGGCACCTGGCCGGCATGACGCGCAGCGCGGCCGAGGGCTGCCTAGGCCTGGAGCAGCTCACGCTGCAGGACTGCCAGAAGCTCACGGACCTATCTCTGAAGCACATCTCCCGGGGGCTGACGGGCCTGCGGCTTCTCAACCTCAGCTTCTGCGGGGGCATCTCAGACGCGGGCCTCCTGCACCTGTCGCACATGGGCAGCCTGCGCAGCCTTAACCTGCGCTCCTGCGACAACATCAGTGACACGGGCATCATGCATCTGGCCATGGGCAGCCTGCGCCTCTCGGGGCTGGACGTCTCCTTTTGTGACAAGGTGGGGGACCAGAGTCTGGCTTACATAGCGCAGGGGCTGGACGGCCTCAAGTCCCTGTCTCTTTGCTCCTGCCACATCAGTGACGATGGCATCAACCGCATGGTGCGGCAGATGCACGGGCTGCGCACGCTCAACATCGGACAGTGCGTGCGCATCACGGACAAGGGCCTGGAGCTGATCGCGGAGCACCTGAGCCAGCTCACGGGCATAGACCTGTACGGCTGCACCCGCATCACCAAGCGCGGCCTGGAGCGCATCACGCAGCTGCCCTGCCTCAAGGTGCTCAACCTGGGACTCTGGCAGATGACGGATAGTGAGAAGGTCAGGTGA